From the Arthrobacter sp. PM3 genome, one window contains:
- a CDS encoding DNA topoisomerase (ATP-hydrolyzing) subunit A gives MARRQTTPPAGDASQDSAGNFVENIVDIDVTSEMEGSFLEYAYSVIYSRALPDARDGLKPVQRRILYMMSDMGLRPDRGHVKSARVVGEVMGKLHPHGDAAIYDAMVRMAQDFSLRLPLIDGHGNFGSLDDGPAAPRYTEARLAAAALTLTDHLDEDVVDFVPNYDNQLTQPDVLPAAFPNLLVNGATGIAVGMATNMAPHNLVEVIAAARHLIANPDATLEDVMKFVPGPDLPTGGRIVGLDGIRDAYATGRGSFKTRAKVDIEQLSARRTGLVVTELPYMVGPEKVIEKIKDAVNGKKLTGISDIVDLTDRKHGLRLVIELKNGFNPNAVLQQLYRFTPMEDSFGINNVTLVDGQPQTLGLLQLLSVYVDHRINVVRRRTSFRLGKKKDRLHLVEGLLVAIVDIDEVIQIIRSSDEAAAARTRLMSIYDLSEVQANYILELRLRQLTKFSRIELEKEQEELRREIAELEAILGSPELLRALVSDELGEIAEKYGTPRRTVLLESEAVSPTVAAAGAVAGAKGKAAPLALEIADDPCWAILTASGQIARTANQESLAEAGPRTRHDVFSSVVKSSARGEIAAVTSQGRMLRLQVMDMPVLPPTSGTPNMAGGVPAKDFITLLKGESLVAFAPLDHVLAIGTAQGVVKRVQPDYPLNREDWEVIALKDKDTVVGVAPAGSDDVDLVFITRQAQLLRFSASAVRPQGRTAGGMAGIKLAAGDRVLFFGTASPADAAAVVVTIAGTEGALPGTAPGAAKVTALAEYPSKGRATAGVRAHRFLKGEDTLLLGWAGHGPAKASSLAGVARSLPGEHGRRDGSGIPLSQAIDAIGPSMAWAAEADVAPEAAAEE, from the coding sequence ATGGCCCGCCGCCAAACCACGCCCCCGGCAGGGGACGCCAGCCAAGATTCCGCAGGAAATTTCGTTGAGAACATCGTCGATATCGATGTCACCTCCGAGATGGAAGGCTCGTTCCTCGAGTACGCCTATTCAGTCATCTATTCGCGGGCCCTCCCGGACGCCCGTGACGGACTGAAGCCCGTGCAGCGGCGCATCCTTTACATGATGAGCGACATGGGGCTCCGCCCGGACCGCGGTCACGTCAAGAGCGCCCGCGTGGTGGGCGAGGTCATGGGCAAGCTGCACCCGCACGGCGACGCCGCGATCTACGACGCCATGGTGCGCATGGCCCAGGACTTCTCCCTGCGGCTGCCGCTGATCGACGGGCACGGCAACTTCGGCTCGCTCGACGACGGTCCGGCGGCGCCCCGGTACACCGAGGCCCGGCTCGCTGCCGCGGCCCTGACCCTCACCGACCACCTCGACGAGGACGTCGTCGACTTCGTTCCCAACTACGACAACCAGCTGACCCAGCCGGACGTGCTGCCGGCCGCGTTCCCCAACCTGCTGGTCAACGGCGCCACGGGCATCGCCGTCGGCATGGCCACGAACATGGCCCCGCACAACCTGGTGGAAGTCATCGCCGCCGCACGGCACCTGATCGCGAACCCGGACGCCACGCTCGAGGACGTCATGAAGTTTGTCCCCGGCCCCGACCTGCCGACCGGCGGCCGGATCGTGGGCCTGGACGGCATCCGCGACGCCTATGCCACGGGCCGCGGCTCCTTCAAGACCCGGGCGAAGGTGGATATCGAGCAGCTCTCAGCCCGCCGCACCGGCCTGGTGGTCACGGAACTGCCGTACATGGTGGGGCCGGAGAAGGTGATCGAGAAGATCAAGGACGCCGTCAACGGCAAGAAACTCACCGGCATCAGCGACATCGTGGACCTCACGGACCGCAAGCACGGCCTCCGCCTGGTCATTGAACTCAAGAACGGGTTCAATCCCAACGCCGTCCTGCAGCAGCTCTACCGCTTCACCCCGATGGAAGATTCCTTCGGCATCAACAACGTCACTCTGGTGGACGGCCAGCCGCAGACCCTGGGGCTGCTCCAGCTGCTCTCGGTTTACGTGGACCACCGGATCAACGTGGTGCGCCGCCGCACCTCCTTCCGGCTGGGGAAGAAGAAGGACCGCCTGCACCTGGTCGAAGGCCTGTTGGTCGCGATCGTGGACATCGACGAGGTCATCCAGATCATCCGGTCCTCCGACGAGGCCGCCGCGGCGCGGACCCGGCTGATGTCTATCTACGACCTCTCCGAGGTCCAGGCCAACTACATCCTGGAACTGCGGCTGCGGCAGCTGACCAAGTTCTCGCGGATCGAACTGGAGAAGGAGCAGGAGGAGCTCCGCCGGGAGATCGCCGAACTCGAGGCCATCCTGGGCTCGCCCGAACTGCTCCGCGCCCTCGTCTCGGACGAGCTCGGTGAGATCGCGGAGAAATACGGCACCCCGCGCCGCACCGTCCTGCTGGAATCCGAGGCCGTCTCCCCCACCGTGGCCGCTGCCGGCGCGGTGGCCGGCGCCAAGGGCAAGGCGGCCCCGCTGGCCCTGGAGATCGCGGACGATCCCTGCTGGGCGATCCTCACCGCTTCCGGGCAGATCGCCCGCACCGCCAACCAGGAAAGCCTGGCCGAAGCCGGGCCCCGGACCCGGCACGACGTCTTCTCCTCCGTGGTCAAGTCCTCGGCCCGCGGTGAGATCGCCGCAGTGACGTCGCAGGGCCGCATGCTGCGCCTGCAGGTCATGGACATGCCCGTGCTGCCGCCGACGTCGGGAACGCCGAACATGGCCGGCGGCGTGCCGGCCAAGGACTTCATCACGCTCCTGAAGGGAGAATCGCTGGTGGCCTTCGCGCCGCTGGACCACGTCCTCGCCATCGGGACCGCCCAGGGCGTGGTCAAGCGGGTGCAGCCGGACTATCCGCTGAACCGCGAGGACTGGGAAGTGATTGCCCTCAAGGACAAGGACACCGTGGTTGGCGTTGCGCCCGCCGGGTCCGACGACGTCGACCTCGTCTTCATCACCCGGCAGGCCCAGCTGCTGCGCTTCAGCGCCTCCGCCGTCCGCCCGCAGGGCCGCACCGCCGGCGGCATGGCCGGGATCAAACTGGCAGCCGGGGACCGGGTCCTGTTCTTCGGAACGGCCAGCCCCGCTGACGCTGCCGCCGTGGTTGTGACCATTGCCGGCACGGAAGGGGCCCTGCCGGGCACCGCTCCCGGGGCTGCGAAGGTCACCGCGCTGGCCGAATACCCGTCCAAGGGCCGGGCGACGGCCGGTGTGCGCGCCCACCGTTTCCTCAAGGGCGAGGACACCCTGCTCCTCGGCTGGGCCGGCCACGGTCCGGCCAAGGCATCGTCCCTCGCCGGCGTGGCACGCTCACTCCCGGGCGAGCACGGACGGCGCGACGGCTCCGGAATCCCGCTGTCCCAGGCAATCGACGCCATCGGCCCCAGCATGGCCTGGGCTGCCGAGGCCGACGTGGCTCCGGAGGCCGCTGCCGAGGAATAG
- the cydD gene encoding thiol reductant ABC exporter subunit CydD, with the protein MRTFPAGPATRSALYLLGLLAALKALSLVLMGQAVASMLAGLAAQDPAWAGQLALGAAGAVLRSVTVWAQSVASRRAALGVKEELRSQLLAKALRTGTRTAGPADGGLAVLATRGLDALDSYYTQYLPALVNCAAIPLLLGARILFADWISAVVIVLTVPLVPLFMVLIGRYTQDRVREAQSALARLSGHMLELAKGLPVLVGLGRATAQRKALEDMSEEYRSRTMGTLRTAFLSALALELIATISVAVVAVFIGVRLVHGDMALEAGLLALILAPDCYLPLRELGTAHHASDDGRAALAETTAVLAEPGAEPLVPARAMARTTGRDTAAAGAGLPHVTAAGLPDVTADGLTVRFRGRTDAAVGPISFTAAAGRITALDGPSGAGKSTILGVLAGTVGTGAGTEVTGRIGGFTTAELAWVPQHPVMVAPTALDEVRLYLGADDDPAARGCLAAVAAGHLADKHPAELSPGELRRVALARGLARIEAGATVLLLDEPTAHLDRESATVVSRALSGLRGRVTVLLVAHDRQTRELADELVAVAPHSRYNSIPEPEPVVPAPSTAAAAVPAPVPVSGTGVPARHATAKASAPAPSPAPAPITALLRGLLAPVAGRFTAAGAVGTLAALFAVALAGLSGWLIIRASEQPPILYLLTAIVGVRFFGVGRAALRYAERLLLHDAVFAALTRLRGRLWESLSRRALSLRRLLQGGNVLGTVVDDVDTVRDLLPRVVLPPVIAAAVAAAAMIGVSVLLPAALPAVVTSAILSIVIAPALALAADRMSAGTEQRLRSGVLRDVAAALDARAELHVNGVTGPVLGAIGKADRSATAASQRQAWAEGLGQSLTVLACAGAALASAVLAAPQVLGGAVQPATVAVVVLAQLALVEPYAAITTAVRQYPALRAVLRRIDEAGVLEPGTRRDQEGPETATGGLVHIAGLPGGRPGIELADLAAAWPGGGNVFTGLTATAAPGRWLAVTGASGSGKSTLLAVILGFLPAAGGQLFLSGRAAWCPQEAHLFDSTIRGNLLLGRPEQPAAGRGGVGGEEQMHAALNAVGLGPVMARLEHGLDTRIGPGGAFLSGGERQRLAVARTLMTGADVILLDEPTAHLDAEAGRLMLAQLRDGLQDRTVVLVTHNPDDIDPADHRLDLDAAAASGEGPAPAAVLALG; encoded by the coding sequence ATGAGAACCTTCCCCGCCGGCCCCGCAACCCGTTCCGCGCTCTACCTGCTGGGCCTGCTGGCCGCCCTGAAGGCCCTGTCGCTCGTTCTGATGGGTCAGGCCGTCGCATCGATGCTTGCCGGGCTGGCGGCGCAGGACCCTGCCTGGGCGGGGCAGCTCGCGCTGGGGGCCGCCGGGGCCGTGCTCCGGTCAGTGACCGTGTGGGCCCAGTCGGTGGCCTCGCGCCGGGCGGCGCTCGGCGTGAAGGAGGAGTTGCGCTCGCAGTTGCTGGCAAAGGCGCTCAGGACCGGGACGCGGACGGCCGGGCCCGCGGACGGCGGCCTCGCCGTCCTGGCCACCCGGGGGCTGGATGCCCTGGATAGCTACTACACCCAGTACCTGCCCGCACTCGTGAACTGCGCCGCCATCCCGCTGCTGCTGGGGGCGCGCATCCTGTTCGCGGACTGGATCAGCGCGGTGGTGATCGTCCTGACCGTCCCGCTGGTGCCCCTGTTCATGGTGCTGATCGGCCGGTACACCCAGGACCGGGTCCGGGAAGCCCAGTCGGCGCTGGCCAGGCTGTCCGGCCACATGCTCGAACTCGCCAAGGGCCTGCCCGTCCTGGTCGGCCTGGGCCGGGCAACTGCCCAGCGCAAGGCACTGGAGGACATGTCCGAGGAATACCGTTCCCGGACCATGGGCACGCTGCGCACGGCCTTCCTCTCAGCCCTGGCCCTGGAACTCATCGCGACGATTTCCGTGGCCGTGGTTGCCGTGTTCATCGGCGTCCGCCTGGTGCACGGCGACATGGCGCTCGAAGCCGGGCTCCTGGCGCTGATCCTGGCTCCGGACTGCTACCTGCCGCTCCGGGAGCTCGGCACCGCGCACCACGCGAGCGACGACGGCCGGGCCGCGCTCGCCGAGACCACCGCGGTGCTCGCCGAACCGGGCGCCGAGCCGCTCGTCCCGGCCCGGGCCATGGCACGGACCACCGGGCGGGACACCGCTGCTGCCGGGGCCGGTCTTCCGCACGTCACAGCCGCCGGTCTTCCCGACGTCACCGCGGACGGCTTGACGGTCCGCTTCCGCGGACGCACGGACGCCGCCGTCGGCCCGATCAGCTTCACCGCCGCCGCCGGCCGGATCACGGCCCTGGACGGGCCCAGCGGTGCGGGCAAGAGCACCATCCTCGGTGTCCTCGCCGGGACCGTCGGGACCGGCGCGGGAACCGAGGTTACCGGGCGGATCGGCGGATTTACGACGGCGGAGCTCGCCTGGGTGCCGCAGCACCCCGTCATGGTGGCCCCGACAGCGCTGGACGAGGTCCGCTTGTACTTGGGCGCAGACGACGATCCGGCTGCGCGGGGGTGCCTGGCAGCGGTGGCGGCGGGTCACCTCGCGGACAAGCACCCGGCCGAGCTGAGCCCGGGGGAGCTGCGGCGCGTGGCGCTGGCGCGTGGGCTGGCAAGAATCGAGGCCGGCGCCACCGTGCTGCTCCTCGATGAACCGACCGCCCACCTGGACCGTGAGTCGGCCACCGTGGTCAGCCGGGCACTCTCCGGCCTCCGGGGCCGCGTCACCGTATTGCTCGTGGCGCACGACCGGCAGACGCGGGAGCTGGCCGACGAGCTCGTCGCGGTCGCGCCGCACAGCCGGTACAACAGCATCCCGGAGCCGGAACCCGTCGTGCCGGCGCCGTCGACCGCCGCGGCCGCGGTCCCGGCCCCTGTCCCGGTGTCGGGAACAGGGGTCCCCGCGCGGCATGCCACAGCCAAAGCGTCCGCCCCGGCACCTTCACCGGCGCCCGCACCGATTACGGCACTCCTGCGAGGTCTGCTGGCTCCCGTCGCAGGCCGCTTCACGGCCGCCGGAGCCGTGGGGACCCTGGCGGCGCTGTTCGCCGTCGCCCTCGCCGGACTGTCCGGCTGGCTGATCATCCGCGCCAGTGAACAGCCGCCCATTCTGTACCTGCTCACCGCGATCGTCGGCGTGAGGTTCTTCGGCGTCGGCAGGGCGGCGCTGCGGTACGCCGAGCGGCTGCTGCTGCACGACGCCGTGTTCGCCGCCCTGACCAGGCTACGCGGCCGGCTCTGGGAGTCGCTGAGCCGCCGCGCCCTGTCGCTGCGTCGGCTCCTGCAGGGCGGCAACGTCCTGGGAACGGTGGTGGACGACGTCGACACGGTCCGGGATCTCCTGCCCCGCGTCGTGCTGCCGCCGGTGATCGCAGCCGCTGTCGCCGCGGCGGCGATGATCGGGGTTAGTGTGCTGCTCCCGGCGGCGCTTCCCGCCGTCGTAACTTCCGCGATCCTGAGCATTGTCATCGCCCCGGCGCTGGCGTTGGCGGCCGACCGCATGTCCGCAGGCACGGAACAGCGCCTCCGCTCCGGCGTGCTGCGGGATGTCGCCGCAGCCCTGGATGCCCGTGCAGAACTTCACGTCAACGGCGTGACTGGTCCCGTGCTTGGTGCGATCGGGAAGGCCGACCGGTCCGCCACCGCCGCCTCCCAGCGTCAGGCGTGGGCCGAAGGCCTCGGCCAGTCCCTGACGGTCCTCGCCTGCGCCGGCGCGGCGCTGGCCAGCGCCGTCCTGGCCGCGCCGCAGGTTCTTGGCGGTGCGGTCCAGCCGGCGACGGTCGCCGTCGTCGTCCTGGCACAGCTCGCCCTCGTGGAACCGTATGCGGCCATCACGACGGCGGTGCGGCAGTACCCGGCGCTGCGTGCAGTGCTGCGGCGCATCGATGAGGCCGGCGTCCTGGAACCGGGGACGCGGCGGGACCAGGAAGGTCCCGAGACGGCGACCGGCGGACTGGTGCACATTGCGGGGCTGCCAGGCGGCAGGCCCGGCATCGAGCTGGCCGATCTCGCCGCGGCGTGGCCAGGCGGCGGCAACGTCTTCACCGGTCTCACGGCCACGGCCGCCCCGGGACGCTGGCTGGCCGTCACCGGTGCCTCCGGCTCCGGAAAATCCACCTTGCTCGCCGTGATCCTGGGTTTCCTCCCGGCCGCCGGCGGCCAGCTGTTCCTGAGCGGCCGGGCAGCGTGGTGCCCGCAGGAGGCGCATCTGTTCGACTCCACCATCCGCGGCAATCTTCTGCTGGGCCGGCCGGAGCAGCCGGCGGCGGGCCGTGGCGGCGTGGGCGGGGAGGAGCAGATGCACGCGGCGCTCAACGCCGTGGGGCTTGGACCGGTGATGGCCCGCCTCGAGCACGGACTGGACACCCGGATCGGGCCGGGCGGGGCGTTCCTCAGCGGCGGGGAGCGCCAGCGGCTCGCCGTTGCGCGGACGCTCATGACCGGGGCGGATGTCATCCTGCTTGACGAACCGACGGCGCACCTTGATGCGGAGGCGGGGCGGCTGATGCTCGCCCAGCTGAGGGACGGTCTGCAGGACCGGACCGTGGTCCTCGTGACACACAATCCGGACGACATCGACCCGGCCGATCACCGCCTGGACCTCGATGCCGCGGCTGCTTCCGGCGAGGGACCGGCCCCGGCGGCGGTGCTGGCGCTCGGGTAA
- a CDS encoding VOC family protein, with amino-acid sequence MLKDWQVSAVLPAADLARARAFYRDKLGLEPDNPDADDNLMYTCGGGTRFLLYQTPNAGSAKNTQIGWAVDDLPAAVAELRAKGVVFEEYDFPGLKTEDGIASTPDGSTAAWFLDTEGNILSLNHMA; translated from the coding sequence ATGCTCAAGGATTGGCAAGTTAGTGCTGTGCTGCCGGCCGCGGATCTTGCCCGCGCGCGTGCTTTCTACCGTGACAAGCTGGGACTCGAACCCGACAATCCGGATGCCGACGACAATCTGATGTACACATGTGGCGGCGGAACCCGGTTTCTCCTGTACCAGACTCCCAATGCGGGCAGTGCGAAAAACACGCAGATCGGATGGGCCGTAGACGACCTTCCGGCCGCCGTCGCGGAACTTCGGGCCAAGGGCGTCGTTTTCGAAGAATACGATTTCCCGGGCCTGAAAACTGAGGACGGCATTGCCTCCACTCCGGATGGGAGTACGGCCGCCTGGTTCCTCGATACCGAAGGCAACATCCTGAGTTTGAACCACATGGCGTAG
- a CDS encoding HNH endonuclease, which produces MEAGRDFIPFGQVVEGTDRDCCSGAGGAGLADAGAAGVSGVGGVLAGVRQLCAGVVEDSALWDLGAASDFAGGVEEISRAVEYLQLVAASAVDRARTQSAAAAAPGMSWTTGWRDEDPASDENSGTTAPVPVEPPSAAATGSDDGYRNTVEFLRARLRIGAAEARGRLALGAGVLPRQGLAGRSEAAVHAELGAAVAAGAVGSRAAAVIEAALGRVRHVGDAAAAARMEHALTRTAAENDTDFLARVARSWAEAMDQDGAEPSEELLRQRQGAFIRRQRNGLHHLEIFATAEQFEQLVTVMNTATNPRTGTGSGTGAGHGAMNAPAADTPEDAGHGSEPATDGPAGPAAVQEPAQDWAPAATGGAGWETGPAAGAGWIVGPAAVSASDTRAGVVSTSAAGATGDEFVSDPGPGYGFGPVPDPGPGDHRAEAGDTGAGGLDRRTRAQKQLDGLVGACQISLAAGTLPASGGLRPQVMVTIDYRDLLARLGNGTGTTSDSAAPAGTATDCPVHMAGTVDVAGTVDMAGTVDMAGTVGAAGSGRRTGGLPGTGSLLFTGPVTDSTIRKIACDADIIPVLLGTADRVLDIGRASRIFPPHIRKALIARDQGCAFPGCTIPASWCEAHHIDYWSRGGSTGTENGTLLCSHHHHLIHKEHWTIRVRAGIPWFIPPPHIDPAQTPRRNNYFHPARLDPAA; this is translated from the coding sequence ATGGAAGCCGGCAGGGATTTCATACCGTTTGGGCAGGTCGTGGAGGGCACGGACCGTGACTGTTGCAGCGGCGCGGGCGGCGCCGGCCTGGCTGATGCCGGGGCGGCCGGGGTTTCCGGGGTGGGCGGTGTGCTGGCCGGGGTCCGGCAGTTGTGTGCGGGTGTGGTGGAGGATTCGGCGCTGTGGGATTTGGGGGCGGCGTCGGACTTTGCCGGCGGGGTCGAGGAGATCTCGCGCGCGGTGGAGTATTTGCAGCTGGTCGCGGCGTCGGCGGTGGACCGGGCCCGGACGCAGTCCGCCGCGGCCGCGGCGCCGGGCATGTCATGGACCACGGGCTGGCGCGACGAGGACCCGGCCTCCGACGAGAACTCCGGAACCACGGCACCCGTGCCCGTGGAACCACCGTCGGCCGCGGCCACGGGATCGGATGACGGGTATCGGAACACGGTGGAGTTTTTGCGGGCGCGGCTGCGGATCGGGGCAGCGGAAGCCCGGGGCCGGTTGGCGCTGGGCGCGGGCGTGCTGCCCCGGCAGGGCCTGGCCGGGCGGAGCGAGGCGGCCGTGCACGCCGAGCTCGGGGCCGCGGTTGCGGCCGGCGCGGTGGGGTCCCGGGCCGCGGCGGTCATCGAGGCCGCGCTGGGCCGGGTCCGGCATGTGGGCGACGCGGCGGCCGCGGCCCGGATGGAGCATGCCCTGACCCGCACGGCGGCGGAGAACGACACGGATTTCCTGGCCCGGGTCGCGCGGAGCTGGGCCGAGGCGATGGACCAGGACGGGGCCGAGCCCTCCGAGGAGCTGCTGCGCCAGCGCCAGGGCGCGTTTATCCGCCGGCAGCGCAACGGGCTGCATCATCTGGAGATTTTCGCGACGGCCGAGCAGTTCGAACAGCTCGTCACCGTGATGAACACCGCCACCAACCCCCGCACCGGCACCGGCAGCGGGACAGGGGCCGGCCACGGGGCCATGAATGCTCCCGCAGCGGACACACCCGAGGATGCCGGCCACGGGTCCGAGCCGGCCACTGACGGTCCGGCCGGACCGGCCGCGGTCCAGGAACCGGCTCAGGACTGGGCACCCGCCGCGACGGGCGGTGCGGGGTGGGAGACCGGGCCGGCCGCCGGTGCGGGCTGGATCGTCGGCCCGGCGGCCGTCTCGGCCAGCGATACCCGTGCCGGCGTCGTGTCGACCAGTGCGGCCGGGGCTACCGGGGACGAGTTCGTTTCCGACCCCGGGCCCGGTTATGGTTTCGGTCCCGTGCCTGATCCCGGACCCGGGGATCATCGGGCCGAGGCCGGGGACACCGGGGCCGGGGGCCTGGATCGGAGGACCCGGGCACAGAAACAGCTCGACGGCCTGGTCGGGGCCTGCCAGATCTCCCTCGCCGCCGGCACCCTGCCCGCCTCGGGCGGTCTGCGCCCGCAGGTCATGGTCACCATCGACTATCGGGACCTGCTGGCCCGGCTCGGCAACGGCACGGGCACTACGTCGGATTCCGCAGCCCCCGCAGGTACCGCAACCGACTGCCCTGTGCATATGGCGGGCACCGTGGATGTGGCCGGCACCGTAGATATGGCGGGCACTGTGGATATGGCGGGCACTGTGGGTGCGGCCGGTTCGGGACGGCGCACCGGGGGTCTGCCGGGGACCGGGTCGCTGCTGTTCACCGGCCCGGTCACCGACTCGACCATCCGCAAGATCGCCTGCGACGCGGACATCATCCCGGTCCTGCTCGGCACCGCAGACCGGGTCCTGGACATCGGCCGCGCCTCCCGGATCTTCCCGCCCCACATCCGCAAGGCCCTGATCGCCCGGGACCAGGGCTGCGCGTTCCCCGGCTGCACCATCCCCGCCTCCTGGTGCGAGGCCCACCACATCGACTACTGGTCCCGCGGCGGCAGCACCGGCACCGAAAACGGCACCCTGCTCTGCTCCCACCACCACCACCTGATCCACAAAGAACACTGGACCATCCGCGTCCGCGCCGGCATCCCCTGGTTCATCCCGCCACCCCACATCGACCCCGCCCAAACACCCCGACGCAACAACTACTTCCACCCCGCCCGGCTCGATCCCGCCGCATGA
- a CDS encoding DinB family protein has translation MPIIPDTKDWTWVLSQPCPECGFDASVATPATVPGIVISMLPRWRAALRRPDAAERPDESTWSVLEYACHVRDVFTLFDHRLQLMLTEDDARFDDWDQDRTAVEKDYANSDPAEVGAELTAEGEQIAASFARVTEDDWNRKGTRSNGSVFTVLTFAQYFLHDVVHHLHDVDG, from the coding sequence ATGCCTATCATCCCGGATACAAAAGACTGGACCTGGGTCCTCTCACAGCCGTGCCCCGAGTGCGGTTTTGATGCGTCGGTGGCAACGCCGGCCACCGTGCCTGGAATCGTCATCAGCATGCTCCCCCGCTGGCGTGCCGCGCTCCGCCGGCCGGACGCGGCGGAACGGCCCGACGAATCCACCTGGTCCGTTCTTGAGTACGCCTGCCACGTCCGCGACGTCTTCACACTCTTCGATCACCGCCTGCAGCTCATGCTGACCGAGGACGACGCCCGCTTCGATGACTGGGACCAGGACCGGACAGCAGTCGAAAAGGACTACGCCAACTCCGACCCGGCCGAGGTCGGTGCCGAACTGACTGCAGAGGGCGAGCAGATTGCCGCGTCGTTCGCCCGCGTCACTGAAGACGACTGGAACCGCAAGGGCACGAGGAGCAACGGCTCGGTGTTCACCGTCCTGACTTTTGCACAGTACTTCCTGCACGACGTCGTCCATCACCTCCACGATGTAGACGGCTGA
- a CDS encoding GNAT family N-acetyltransferase, translating to MNRLGEPQPRPALDPRLSWRAPEQRDLEAWAALIARTAAVEQPVWFERRADLEQIMESKNNPVAANAILGIDPDGVARAYARITKNQDGDKATGYGCVDPEWQGSGIGTGLLGWMEDRTRERFAEDAGGAAGSMGEPAAATATIQASRPKLRLYMEQQHQHQAALFAESGYSVVRYYNEMHRPLGQDLPAVVLDPGLELVTFGPELHEPVRLAHNAAFQDHWGSEPRDEEGWGFVVNDPQARPDLSGVVLERATGMVAGYQLATHDAEAALTRGVREGYTELLGVRREFRGRGIAQALLSDAMRRFAAAGMDVASLDVDSENPTGALALYVKMGYAPVNRSMAWDKELPPAAGCGLSPVPAAAGHAVQFRAALASGMA from the coding sequence ATGAACCGACTCGGTGAGCCACAGCCCCGGCCCGCGCTCGATCCGCGGCTCAGCTGGCGGGCGCCGGAACAGCGCGACCTGGAGGCCTGGGCGGCATTGATCGCCCGCACGGCCGCCGTCGAGCAACCCGTCTGGTTCGAGCGCCGCGCGGACCTGGAACAAATCATGGAGTCGAAGAACAACCCGGTGGCGGCGAACGCCATCCTCGGCATCGACCCGGATGGTGTCGCACGGGCGTACGCCCGGATCACCAAGAACCAGGACGGTGACAAGGCCACCGGGTACGGCTGCGTCGATCCCGAATGGCAAGGGAGCGGGATCGGCACCGGGCTGCTGGGCTGGATGGAGGACCGCACGCGGGAGCGCTTCGCCGAGGACGCCGGGGGTGCGGCGGGTTCCATGGGCGAGCCGGCGGCGGCAACGGCGACGATACAGGCGTCGCGCCCGAAACTGCGGCTCTACATGGAGCAGCAGCACCAGCACCAGGCGGCCCTGTTCGCCGAATCCGGCTACAGCGTCGTCCGCTACTACAACGAGATGCACCGGCCGCTGGGCCAGGACCTGCCGGCCGTGGTCCTGGATCCCGGGCTGGAGTTGGTGACCTTCGGCCCGGAGCTGCATGAGCCCGTCCGGCTGGCCCACAATGCGGCCTTTCAGGACCACTGGGGCAGCGAACCGCGGGATGAAGAGGGCTGGGGATTCGTCGTGAACGATCCCCAGGCCCGCCCGGACCTCAGCGGAGTGGTGCTGGAGAGGGCCACGGGAATGGTGGCGGGCTATCAGCTCGCCACGCACGACGCCGAGGCGGCCCTGACGCGCGGCGTCCGCGAGGGCTACACGGAGCTCCTCGGGGTGAGGCGGGAGTTCCGTGGCCGGGGCATCGCGCAGGCGCTGCTCTCTGATGCCATGCGCCGCTTCGCCGCTGCGGGCATGGACGTGGCGTCCCTGGACGTCGATTCGGAAAACCCGACCGGCGCCCTGGCCCTCTACGTCAAGATGGGGTACGCCCCGGTAAACCGGAGCATGGCATGGGACAAGGAGCTCCCGCCGGCTGCGGGGTGTGGCCTGTCACCGGTGCCGGCTGCAGCCGGACATGCCGTGCAGTTCAGGGCCGCACTGGCCTCAGGCATGGCATAG
- a CDS encoding LPXTG cell wall anchor domain-containing protein, whose amino-acid sequence MGLIITLLIIWLILSILGFAVKGLLWLAIIGLVLLVATAVWGWVKRKARA is encoded by the coding sequence ATGGGACTAATAATCACACTACTTATTATTTGGCTGATTCTTTCGATTCTCGGCTTCGCCGTGAAGGGCTTGTTGTGGCTGGCCATCATCGGCCTGGTGCTGCTGGTGGCAACCGCGGTCTGGGGCTGGGTGAAGCGGAAGGCCAGGGCCTGA